CTGGCCGCCGACGCAGGTCTCGACGCAGTCGGAGATCACCTCGCGTGACACCAGGCTGTACTTCATGCCCTCGGTGCCCATCGCCATGCCGTCGCTGATGGTCGGCGTGCCGAACAGCTGCGCATTGGCGCCGGCCGCCTTCAGGCCGATCACGGCCGCGTCGGCCAGCTTCTGCAGGCCGGAGTTGCAGGGGGTGATGGTCGAGTGGCCGTTGGCGATGCCGATCATCGGCTTGCCGAAGTCGCTCTCCTGGTAGCCCATGCCGTAGTACATGGAGCGGTTCGGGGCGCGGGCCACGCCTTCGGTGATGTTCTTGGAGCGGCGGTTGAAGCTCATGGACAGCGTCTCCTGGCGAATGCTTGGGGGATCAATGCCGGCCAGTATCGGTCGCGCTGCAATGCTTATCAAATATATTATTCAGTCTTAATCAATACATTTCATGTGAATGATCGAGCTGCGCAGCCTGCGTCAATTCATCGCGGTGGCCGAGGAGCTGCATTTCGGCCGCGCTAGCGCGCGCCTGCACATGACCCAGCCGCCGCTGACGCAGGCGATCCAGAAGCTGGAGGCCCTGCTGGGCGCGCCGCTGTTCGAGCGCAGCAGCCGCTCGGTGGCGCTGAGCCCGGCCGGCCTGGCCCTGCTGCCGGAGGCGCGCCGGCTGCTGGCCGAGGCCGAGGGCCTACCCGCGCTGGTGCGCGCCGCGGCCGAGGGGCGGCGCGGCCGGCTGCGCCTGGGCTTCGTCTCGACGGTGGGTTTCGGCGAGCTGCCGCGCTGGCTGCGGATCTTTCGCGAGCGGCAGCCGGAGGTCGGCCTGAGCCTGCGCGAGGCGACCCTGGACGTGCAGCTGCAGGGCTTCGATGCCGACGAGCTGGACGCCGGCTTCGTGATCCATGCGCCGGGTGCCTTGCCGCCGGGCTTTGAGGCGCTGCCGATCGCACGCGAGCCGCTGGTGCTGGCGCTCAGCGCCGAGGAGGCCATGGCGCGGCACGAGCGCCTGGCGCCGGCCGACATCCTGGCCCAGCCGCTGGTGATCTTCCCGCGGGAGATCGCGCCCTCGCTGTTCGACGCGGTGCTGGCGTTCTACCGCCAGCATGGCGCGGCGCCGCAGATCGCGCAGGAGGCGATCCAGATGCAGACCATCGTCAACCTGGTCTCGGCTGGCATGGGCCTGGCCTGGGTGCCGGAATCGGTGATGGGCCTGCAGCGCAGCGGCGTGGTCTACCGGCGCGTGTCGGGGCCGGTGCCGGTCTGCGCGACCAGCCTGATCTGGCGCCGCGACGCCTCGCCGGCGGTGCTGCGCTTTGTCGAGCATATCCGTGCCTGTCTGACAGGCTCTGGCTGAGCCGCGACTTATGATGCGCGACCTCTTGTCCTTGCGCCGCCGGGCGCCGCCGTTGCCATGCTGGTTCATCCCCAGTTCGACCCCATCGCCATCAAGCTCGGCCCGCTGGCCGTGCATTGGTACGGCCTGACCTATCTGGCCGCCTTCGGCCTGTTCCTCTGGCTGGCCAATCTGAAGGTGCGCCAGCCGCAGTACGCGGCCCGCGGCTGGACCAAGCGCGATGTCGACGACCTGCTGTTCTTCGGCGTGCTGGGTGTGGTGCTGGGCGGGCGGCTGGGCTATGTGCTGTTCTACAAGCCCGGCTACTACCTGCACAACCTGGGCGAGGTGCTCGCGGTCTGGAAGGGCGGCATGGCCTTCCATGGCGGGCTGCTCGGCGTGATCGTCGCGATGTGGCTGTTCGCCAAGCTGCGCCAGCGTTCCTTCTTCGAGGTGACCGACCTGATCGCGCCCTGCGTGCCCACCGGCCTGGCCGCGGGCCGGGTCGGCAACTTCATCAACGGCGAGCTGTGGGGCCGGGCGGCCGACCCCTCGCTGCCCTGGGCCATGGTGTTCCCGCAGGCGCAGGACGGCGGCATCGCCCGCCATCCCTCGCAGGTCTACCAGTTCCTCGGCGAGGGCCTGCTGCTGTTCGTGCTGCTGTGGTTCTATGCGAAGAAGCCACGCGCCACCGGCCAGGTGTCGGGCATGTTCCTGATCGGCTATGGCTTCTTCCGCTTCCTGGCCGAGTTCTTCCGTGAGCCGGACGACTTCCTGGGCCTGCGGGCGCTCTCCCTGAGTCAGGGACAATGGCTGTCCCTGCCGATGATCGCGGCGGGCGTCGCGATCTGGCTCTGGGCCGGGCGCCGCAAAACCTCCTGATTCCTTTTCTTCGTTCATGCGCCAAATCTTCTTCGACACCGAAACCACCGGCCTGTATGCCGAGGGGGGCGATCGCCTGGTCGAAATCGGCTGCGTCGAGATGGTCAACCGCCAGCTCACCGGCAACAACCTGCACCTCTACCTGAACCCCGAGCGCGCCAGCCATGAGGAAGCGCTGAAGGTGCACGGCCTGACCGAGGAGTTCCTCTCCACCAAGCCCAAGTTCGCCGAGGTCTCCGAGCAGTTCCTCGACTATGTGGCCGGGGCCGAGCTGGTGATCCACAACGCGCCCTTCGACCTCGGTTTCATCAACGCCGAGCTGAAGCGCCTGGGCCGCCCGCCGATCACCGACATCGCCGGCGGTGTGCGCGACACGCTGCTGATGGCGCGCGACATGTTCCCCGGCAAGGCCAACTCGCTGGACGCGCTGTGCCGCCGCCTGGAGGTGGACAACTCGAACCGGACCTTCCACGGCGCGCTGCTGGATGCGGAGCTGCTGGCCCAGGTCTATATCAACATGACCCGCGGGCAGGACTCGCTGGTGATCGACGACGCCAGCGGCGGCGGTGCCGGCACGGGCGATGGCCAGATGGCCGCGGTCGATTTCAGCGCCTTCCAGCTGCCGGTGCTGGCGCCCACCGCGGCCGAGCTGCAGGCGCATGAGGCGGTGCTGGCCGATCTCGACAAGGCCAGCGGCGGTAAAAGAATCTGGCAAAGCGCTTGAGTCCCGCGCAAAAGCCATGGCATAATCGCGGGCTTCCCGGTTGACGAATTTCGTCGGCGACAAGAACCGGGCGGTTAGCTCAGCGGTAGAGCACTGCCTTCACACGGCAGGGGTCGCAGGTTCGAACCCTGCACCGCCCACCAGGTCTTGCCTGGAGTCTTGAATAGTCGCCACGCCGCCAGATACCGGGCGGTTAGCTCAGCGGTAGAGCACTGCCTTCACACGGCAGGGGTCGCAGGTTCGAACCCTGCACCGCCCACCAGACCAACCCCGCAAGGTTCGCGCCTTGCGGGGTTTTTCTTTCTCTACCCGTCGCCAAGATGGCTCGTTCTGTCTGCTTTATGACAGTTTGTGCGATTGGCGCCTTGATGACCCGCGCCGGCACTCGGGCTTGGCGCAGAATCGCCCGATCATGTTGCATCTGCTGAATCTGCTGGCCGCCATCGCGCTGCTGGTCTGGGGCACCTATATCGTCCGCACCGGGGTGCTGCGCATCTTCGGGGCGAATCTGCGCGAGGTGCTGGCGCGCAGCGTCAGCAACCGCTTCTACGCGATCTGCTCCGGCATGGGCGTGACCTGCCTGGTGCAGTCCAGCACGGCCACCTGCCTGCTGATCACCTCCTTCGTCGGCCAGGGCCTGATGTCCACCGCCGGCGGGCTGGCGGTGATGCTGGGTGCGGACATCGGCACCGCGCTGATGACGGTGGTGTTCTCCTTCGACCTGTCCTGGCTCTCGCCGGCGCTGATCTTCACCGGCGTGGTGCTGTTCATCTCGCGCGAGAAGACCACGGCCGGGCGGCTGGGCCGCGTCGCGATCGGCCTGGGCCTGATCACGCTGGCGCTGAAACTGATCGTCGAGACCACCGAGCCGCTGATCCAGAGCCCGGCGGTGCGCGCGATCCTGGTGGCCCTGCCCAACGACCTGATGATCGACATCCTGGTCGGCGCGGTGCTGACCGTGATGTCCTATTCCAGCCTGGCCATCGTGCTGCTGACCGCGACCCTGGCCGAGTCGGGCATGGTGCCGGCGATGATGGCGATGGGCCTGGTGCTGGGCGCCAATGTCGGCAACGGCGTGCTGGCCCTGCCGTCCACCGCCAAGACCACGATGGCCGGGCGCCGCCTGCCGGTCGGCAACCTGCTGTTCAAGCTGGCCACCTGCGCCATCGTCGTGCCCTTCCTGCCGATGATCCATGTCGAGCTGCAGCATTGGCTGCCGACCGTGCATGAGCAGGTGATCGCGCTGCACCTGGGCTTCAACCTGCTGAAGACCCTGCTGTTCGTCGCCCTGGTCTCGCCGACCGCCAAGCTGCTGGAGCGCTGGATGGTGGCCCCGCCCGCGCCGCCGGCCACCCGGCCGCGCCACCTGGACCCGATGGCCCTGGCCACGCCCTCGCTGGCGATCTCCTGCGCGGCGCGCGAGGCGCTGCACCAGGCCGATGTGGTTGAGACCATGCTGCGCGGCATCCTGCCGGTGATCAAGAACAATGACCTGCAGCTCTCGGCCGAGCTGCGCCGGCTCGACGACCAGGTGGACGATCTCTACTCGGCGATCAAGTTCTATCTGACCCAGATCTCGCGCGAGGCCCTGTCGGAGCGCGAGGCGCGGCGCTGGACCGACATCGTCAGCTTCACGATCAATATGGAGCAGATCGGCGACACGATCGAACGCATCCTCGAGGACATCGAGGACAAGAAGATCAAGAAGGCGCGCAACTTTTCCGAGGCCGGCATGGCCGAGATCAGCCACCTGCACGAGCGCCTGCTGGCCAATCTGCGCCTGGGCATGAGCGTGTTCCTGGACGGCCATGTGCGCGACGCGCAGAAGCTGCTGGAGGAGAAGGCGCGCTTCCGCGATCTGGAGCTGGAATACGCCGGCACCCATATCGCGCGCCTGCAGGAGAACACCGCGCAGAGCATCGAGACCAGCTCGCTGCACCTGGACCTGATCAGCGACCTGAAGCGCATCAACGGCCATATCTGCTCGATCGCCTACCCGATCCTCGACTCGGCCGGCGTGCTCGCCCAGACCCGCCTGCGCGCCACCGACGAGCGCGGCATGGCCGATGCCTGAGACCTGGCCACGCCTGCTGCTCGATGGCCAGCCCATCGGCGCGCTGGCGCCCGGCCATCTGGAGCTGGCGCTGCCGCTGCTGGCGCCGCATGCCGTGCTGCGTGATGGCGATCTGCTCTGGTCCCCGCCGCCCACGGCGCGCTCGGCGCTGATCCAGGCCGCGGCCGAGGCGCTGCGCGCGCGTGGCCTGATCCGCGGCTGGCGCGGCGAGCTCTATGCCTGCGAGGCACCGGTGGCCGATCCCTGCAGCGAGCGCGGCGCGGAGCTGTTCCGGCTGGAGCGCGCGGCCTTTCGCTTCTTCGGCCTGATGAGCCGCGCGGTGCATGTCAATGGCTGGGACGCCGAGGGCCGCATGTGCTGCGGCCGCCGTGCGGCGAGCAAGGCCACCGATCCGGGCAAGCTGGACAACCTGGCCGCCGGCGGCCTGACGGCCGGCGAGGACTTGCTGGACTGCGCACGTCGCGAGCTGTGGGAGGAGGCCGGCGTGCCGCCCGCGCTGAGCGCCGGCTCGCTGCTGCAGCCCGCCGGCGTGCTGCGCAGCCGCCGCGCGGTGCCGGGCGAGGGCCTGCACGACGAGGTGCTGCACATCTACGCGCTGCGGCTGCCGGCCGGCTTCACGCCGCGCAACCAGGATGGCGAGGTGGCCGAGTTCCTGGCGCTGGCGCCCGAGGAACTGCGCCGGCGCCTGGCGGCCGGCGAGTTCAGCCCCGATGCGACCCTGGTCGCGGCCTCAGGCCTCGATTGAGGCTTCGGCCTCGGCTCGCGCCGCGCGGCGCTGCGCGGCATCCAGTGCCAGCAGGCGCTCCTCGATGAATTCCTTCTCGACCCGGCTGCGCTGCAGCTGGGCTTGCAGCTCGTTCACCTGCTGGCGCAGCTGCTGCAGCTGATCGGTCAGCGCGGGATGCGGCTCGCGCCGCGCCGCCTGGGCGCGCGCACCGTCCAGCGCCTGCTGCAGCTGGCGGCGCTGCTGCAGCAGCCGCGCCAGCTCCACCTGCTGGTGGCGGCGCCAGTCGTCGTAGTCGTCAGGCTCGGGCGGATGTTCGGGCGGGCTCAGGCGCGCGAAGTCCATCGAGTCCTCGCCGATCGAGGCCGCGTCGAGCGGCATCGCCGCCGGGTGCCGCTCCGCGCCGCGCGCCGTGCCACTGCCGCTTCGCTCCAGCAGGCGCTGCAGGTCGCGCGCCACGCCCTTCAGTGCCAGGCCGGCCTCGCGGCTGTCGTGCAGGGCATGGCTCAGGTATTGCCGGCGCTCATCCTCCTGCGCGTTCATGCGCAGATAGGCCGCGATCGCGATCACCACGAACACCAGGTTGGCGACCAGCACGCCCAGGCTGGCCAAGTTTTCCAATTCCACCATCTTCGTTCTTCAGACCAACAGGAAGGCGAGCCTACCCTGACCGAGGCCGGGCAGGCGCAGGCTGAACTCGCTACGGCCGCTGTTGCGGGCCATCAGCTCGGGCAGGCGTTCGAAACGCTGGCGTGCCAGCCGCACCGCGCTGAGCGCTGGCACGTCGCTGGCGCTGCGCTTGCGCAGCTGGGCCGCGCAGGCGCGCATGAAGCGTCCGGCCTGGTCCACCAGGCGCGGGCCGGGCTCAAGGCCCGCGGCCATGCCGGCCTGGATCTCGGCGGAACTGGCACCCGCGGCGATGCCGCCGACCAGCCAGCAGGCGCTGGCGTCGAGCAGGCCGATCGCATAGGGGCCGTTGCGCCCGGCGCTGCCGTACAGCGCCACCAGCTGGGTGGGGCGTTCGGCCAGGCCCGCGTCCTGC
This genomic stretch from Roseateles sp. DAIF2 harbors:
- the dnaQ gene encoding DNA polymerase III subunit epsilon encodes the protein MRQIFFDTETTGLYAEGGDRLVEIGCVEMVNRQLTGNNLHLYLNPERASHEEALKVHGLTEEFLSTKPKFAEVSEQFLDYVAGAELVIHNAPFDLGFINAELKRLGRPPITDIAGGVRDTLLMARDMFPGKANSLDALCRRLEVDNSNRTFHGALLDAELLAQVYINMTRGQDSLVIDDASGGGAGTGDGQMAAVDFSAFQLPVLAPTAAELQAHEAVLADLDKASGGKRIWQSA
- a CDS encoding NUDIX hydrolase family protein, with protein sequence MPETWPRLLLDGQPIGALAPGHLELALPLLAPHAVLRDGDLLWSPPPTARSALIQAAAEALRARGLIRGWRGELYACEAPVADPCSERGAELFRLERAAFRFFGLMSRAVHVNGWDAEGRMCCGRRAASKATDPGKLDNLAAGGLTAGEDLLDCARRELWEEAGVPPALSAGSLLQPAGVLRSRRAVPGEGLHDEVLHIYALRLPAGFTPRNQDGEVAEFLALAPEELRRRLAAGEFSPDATLVAASGLD
- the lgt gene encoding prolipoprotein diacylglyceryl transferase; translation: MLVHPQFDPIAIKLGPLAVHWYGLTYLAAFGLFLWLANLKVRQPQYAARGWTKRDVDDLLFFGVLGVVLGGRLGYVLFYKPGYYLHNLGEVLAVWKGGMAFHGGLLGVIVAMWLFAKLRQRSFFEVTDLIAPCVPTGLAAGRVGNFINGELWGRAADPSLPWAMVFPQAQDGGIARHPSQVYQFLGEGLLLFVLLWFYAKKPRATGQVSGMFLIGYGFFRFLAEFFREPDDFLGLRALSLSQGQWLSLPMIAAGVAIWLWAGRRKTS
- a CDS encoding LysR family transcriptional regulator, with amino-acid sequence MIELRSLRQFIAVAEELHFGRASARLHMTQPPLTQAIQKLEALLGAPLFERSSRSVALSPAGLALLPEARRLLAEAEGLPALVRAAAEGRRGRLRLGFVSTVGFGELPRWLRIFRERQPEVGLSLREATLDVQLQGFDADELDAGFVIHAPGALPPGFEALPIAREPLVLALSAEEAMARHERLAPADILAQPLVIFPREIAPSLFDAVLAFYRQHGAAPQIAQEAIQMQTIVNLVSAGMGLAWVPESVMGLQRSGVVYRRVSGPVPVCATSLIWRRDASPAVLRFVEHIRACLTGSG
- a CDS encoding Na/Pi cotransporter family protein, whose translation is MLHLLNLLAAIALLVWGTYIVRTGVLRIFGANLREVLARSVSNRFYAICSGMGVTCLVQSSTATCLLITSFVGQGLMSTAGGLAVMLGADIGTALMTVVFSFDLSWLSPALIFTGVVLFISREKTTAGRLGRVAIGLGLITLALKLIVETTEPLIQSPAVRAILVALPNDLMIDILVGAVLTVMSYSSLAIVLLTATLAESGMVPAMMAMGLVLGANVGNGVLALPSTAKTTMAGRRLPVGNLLFKLATCAIVVPFLPMIHVELQHWLPTVHEQVIALHLGFNLLKTLLFVALVSPTAKLLERWMVAPPAPPATRPRHLDPMALATPSLAISCAAREALHQADVVETMLRGILPVIKNNDLQLSAELRRLDDQVDDLYSAIKFYLTQISREALSEREARRWTDIVSFTINMEQIGDTIERILEDIEDKKIKKARNFSEAGMAEISHLHERLLANLRLGMSVFLDGHVRDAQKLLEEKARFRDLELEYAGTHIARLQENTAQSIETSSLHLDLISDLKRINGHICSIAYPILDSAGVLAQTRLRATDERGMADA